From Actinopolymorpha cephalotaxi, one genomic window encodes:
- a CDS encoding carbohydrate ABC transporter permease, producing the protein MSASGQRLAPVRHHHHDYRRRPVRVGRLAISVVLFVIGVLMVAPLVWMVSTSLTEPVEAFQLPPRWLPVPFSLQSFTDMAGLMPIGRMALNSLVVAVISVGGSLFTASLAAYSFSRIQFRGRNQVFLLLLSALMVPGQLTIIPIFILMRRLELVDTLAALWLPALINVFAIFFLRQYFNTIPRELDEAARIDGAGHLRILFQIMVPLAGPALSALAILGFESSWNNYFGPLIFLSTPEKMTLPIGLVTLSAGQGGGPAGVVFAGITMVVVPTLIVFVAFQRAFIESVASIGIRG; encoded by the coding sequence ATGAGCGCTTCCGGGCAACGCCTCGCACCGGTACGCCACCACCACCACGACTACCGGCGGCGCCCGGTCCGGGTCGGCCGGCTGGCGATCAGTGTGGTGCTGTTCGTGATCGGCGTGCTGATGGTGGCGCCACTGGTCTGGATGGTCAGCACCAGCCTGACCGAACCGGTGGAGGCGTTCCAGCTGCCGCCGCGGTGGCTGCCGGTCCCGTTCAGCCTGCAGAGCTTCACCGATATGGCCGGCCTGATGCCGATCGGGCGGATGGCGCTGAACAGCCTGGTCGTCGCGGTGATCAGCGTGGGTGGTTCGCTGTTCACCGCCTCGCTGGCCGCGTACTCCTTCTCCCGGATCCAGTTCCGCGGCCGCAACCAGGTGTTCCTGTTGCTGCTCAGCGCGCTGATGGTGCCGGGTCAGCTGACGATCATCCCGATCTTCATCCTGATGCGCCGGCTGGAGCTGGTGGACACCCTGGCCGCGCTGTGGCTGCCGGCCCTGATCAACGTCTTCGCGATCTTCTTCCTGCGGCAGTACTTCAACACCATCCCGCGGGAACTGGACGAGGCCGCGCGGATCGACGGCGCCGGACACCTCCGGATCCTGTTCCAGATCATGGTTCCGCTGGCCGGCCCGGCGCTCTCGGCGCTGGCCATCCTCGGCTTCGAGTCCTCCTGGAACAACTACTTCGGCCCGCTCATCTTCTTGTCCACCCCGGAGAAGATGACGCTGCCGATCGGCCTGGTGACCCTCTCCGCCGGCCAGGGCGGCGGGCCGGCCGGGGTGGTCTTCGCCGGGATCACGATGGTCGTCGTGCCGACGCTGATCGTGTTCGTCGCGTTCCAGCGGGCGTTCATCGAGAGTGTCGCCTCGATCGGCATTCGGGGCTGA
- a CDS encoding ASCH domain-containing protein produces the protein MTTDQGAPHEPVDLSGLPRALFAFPGPLRDRLVAAILDGAKTTTTSLLTEYERAREPLPAVGDRSVVIDSADRPVAVIETTDVQVVPLEDVDEEHAADEGEGHTTVEAWRADHEDFWHSEQAREALGDPDFTVSDSTPVVLERFEVAADLRSR, from the coding sequence GTGACGACCGACCAGGGCGCGCCGCACGAGCCGGTGGATCTGTCCGGACTGCCCCGGGCCCTCTTCGCCTTCCCCGGACCGCTGCGTGACCGGCTGGTCGCGGCGATCCTGGACGGCGCGAAGACCACGACCACCAGCCTGCTGACGGAGTACGAACGCGCCCGCGAGCCGCTGCCGGCCGTCGGCGACCGGTCGGTCGTGATCGACTCCGCGGACCGCCCGGTGGCGGTGATCGAGACGACCGACGTCCAGGTGGTTCCGCTGGAGGACGTGGACGAGGAGCACGCCGCCGACGAGGGCGAGGGGCACACCACCGTCGAGGCCTGGCGGGCCGACCACGAGGACTTCTGGCACAGCGAGCAGGCTCGCGAGGCACTCGGCGACCCGGACTTCACCGTGAGCGACTCCACCCCCGTGGTGCTCGAACGGTTCGAGGTGGCCGCCGACCTGCGGTCGCGGTGA
- a CDS encoding DUF3099 domain-containing protein: MGRRKTYLLLMGSCVGLFVLAWTVVRHFSLTAAVVMSVVAALMPPLAAIIANSRREP, encoded by the coding sequence ATGGGACGCAGAAAGACCTACCTTCTCCTGATGGGCAGCTGCGTCGGTCTGTTCGTTCTCGCCTGGACGGTCGTCCGGCACTTCTCGCTCACGGCGGCCGTGGTGATGTCCGTGGTGGCCGCGCTGATGCCGCCGCTGGCCGCGATCATCGCCAACTCCCGCCGCGAGCCGTAA
- a CDS encoding ABC transporter ATP-binding protein → MSAVRGLAGRVRSTAVLYARGARLAYAHRPGLAAGTLALLATTSLLPVLQPWLLGEVVDGLGQGGGPATITLLAAGYALTLVLPALLVPVRQSLDSSLDAHALGAVDRHVLDAGGRLVDLTRIERPAFHDEAQRATSSASWVSRFGILTQQTAGQGVTVLGLLLLVAGLSPWVAVALAVSVVPHLVAYRRMSWQQWQTMADQSRPAREMDYCVRLTTSADGAKEVRVFGLGEWFLRRYQRLFRAAYGEVRRLRLRHLAVSAGFGLLHALALAGGFWYVAHQAGAGRLAVGDVALYVNAVVQLEAGLFGLSMSPGMVFELGLYLRQLFAFTDAAAPGIALPPAAAGLPAPARHHEGVDFTDVAFTYPNASAGSEPILRGVNAALPAGTVTAVVGDNGAGKSTLVKLLTTMYDPTAGYLRLDGRPLSAYDLASLRASTGGVFQDFARFALTAGENIAVGAGDATATPEQIRAAARAAGADSVVATLPDDYDTPLIRTFDGGVDLSGGQWQKLATARGLLRDAALVVLDEPTAALDVDAERRLFDTFRTLLAGRTGVLVSHRFSTVRMADQILVLENGVVVEAGSHTDLLALDGRYAAMFEMQAGRYR, encoded by the coding sequence GTGAGCGCCGTGCGGGGACTCGCGGGGCGCGTGCGGTCGACCGCCGTGCTGTACGCACGGGGCGCGCGCCTGGCCTACGCCCACCGGCCCGGCCTGGCCGCCGGCACCCTCGCCCTTCTCGCCACGACCAGCCTGCTGCCCGTACTGCAGCCGTGGCTGCTCGGCGAGGTCGTCGACGGACTGGGCCAGGGCGGCGGACCGGCCACGATCACCCTGCTGGCCGCCGGTTACGCGCTGACGCTGGTGTTGCCCGCGCTGCTCGTGCCGGTACGCCAGTCCCTCGACTCCTCCCTGGACGCGCACGCGCTCGGTGCTGTCGACCGGCACGTCCTGGACGCGGGCGGCCGGCTGGTCGACCTCACCAGGATCGAACGACCGGCCTTCCACGACGAGGCGCAGCGGGCCACCTCCTCGGCCTCGTGGGTGTCCCGGTTCGGGATCCTCACCCAGCAGACCGCCGGCCAGGGTGTGACGGTGCTCGGCCTGCTGCTGCTCGTCGCCGGACTGTCCCCGTGGGTCGCCGTTGCGCTGGCGGTGTCGGTCGTACCCCACCTGGTGGCGTACCGGAGGATGAGCTGGCAGCAGTGGCAGACGATGGCCGACCAGTCCCGCCCGGCGCGGGAGATGGACTACTGCGTACGCCTCACCACCTCCGCCGACGGCGCCAAGGAGGTAAGGGTGTTCGGGCTGGGCGAGTGGTTCCTGCGTCGCTACCAGCGGCTCTTCAGGGCGGCGTACGGCGAGGTGCGCCGGTTGCGGCTACGTCACCTCGCCGTGTCGGCGGGGTTCGGCCTCCTGCACGCGCTCGCCCTGGCCGGCGGGTTCTGGTACGTCGCGCACCAGGCCGGTGCGGGCCGGCTCGCCGTCGGCGACGTCGCGCTGTACGTCAACGCGGTGGTGCAGTTGGAGGCGGGGCTGTTCGGCCTGTCGATGTCACCCGGCATGGTGTTCGAGCTGGGCCTGTACCTGCGGCAGTTGTTCGCGTTCACCGACGCCGCCGCGCCGGGCATCGCGCTGCCGCCGGCCGCCGCCGGTCTGCCCGCGCCGGCCCGGCACCACGAGGGTGTGGACTTCACCGACGTCGCGTTCACGTATCCGAACGCATCCGCCGGAAGCGAGCCGATCCTGCGCGGTGTCAACGCCGCCTTGCCCGCCGGCACGGTCACCGCGGTGGTGGGCGACAACGGGGCGGGCAAGAGCACCCTGGTCAAGTTGCTCACCACGATGTACGACCCCACCGCCGGGTACCTCCGGCTCGACGGGCGCCCGCTGTCCGCGTACGACCTCGCGTCCCTGCGCGCCTCGACCGGCGGTGTCTTCCAGGACTTCGCCCGCTTCGCGCTCACCGCCGGTGAGAACATCGCGGTCGGGGCCGGCGACGCGACGGCCACGCCCGAGCAGATCCGCGCGGCGGCGCGGGCGGCCGGTGCGGACTCCGTGGTCGCCACCCTGCCCGACGACTACGACACCCCGCTCATCCGGACGTTCGACGGTGGCGTCGACCTGTCCGGCGGGCAGTGGCAGAAGCTCGCCACCGCACGCGGTCTGCTGCGGGACGCGGCCCTGGTGGTGCTGGACGAGCCGACTGCCGCACTCGACGTGGACGCCGAGCGCCGGTTGTTCGACACCTTCCGTACGCTGCTTGCCGGGCGGACCGGAGTGCTCGTCAGCCACCGCTTCTCCACGGTCCGGATGGCCGACCAGATCCTCGTCCTCGAGAACGGTGTCGTGGTGGAGGCGGGCAGTCACACCGACCTGCTGGCGCTCGACGGGAGGTACGCCGCGATGTTCGAGATGCAGGCGGGGCGCTACCGCTGA
- a CDS encoding ABC transporter ATP-binding protein, producing MGADRKPGTTSTKSTTSTTSTTSTTGAGGIRGRLVDILRLGRLATALAWRASPKALLGTVLLLCAQAASTPVQLLLAREVVNAVARTTPAAHLGGPGSAVPLAGWIAAMAATLALGTLLEPFSRTCQSLVGDRLVGFVTGELVRAANRWQGLARFEDPDFADDLERVSSQAARSGLEVMAYGTRAVTTVATLVALCVPLVRLHVLVPVALVAACVPLLARQFDFQNTTGSRLYALTPQARTLRYSRDVMVSTAEAGDVRLFGLGGYFRRRYDEAFAGSVGDLDRLRWRLTPPMCLSAGLAGTAVGAVFGYATWQVATGRGSVGDLVLYGGTSAAVLSTVTSLGFYLGFLPMVFAFLPSLDRVLNAPPDLPEAPDPLPAPRPIRTGIVFEDVHFGYPGRDEPVLAGLSLHLAPGESCALVGPNGSGKTTIVKLLLRLYDPTAGRILLDGRDLRDYDLADLRRELGVLFQDFVRYEFTAADNIGFGDLAALDQGGDRARLLAAAERAGAADLLERLPDGLDTEVGVRFGGRELSGGEWQKLALARAFARDCQVLVLDEPTASLDTRTEYGIFERFAQLTKGRTAVLVSHRFSTVRMADRIVVLAAGRVIEDGTHAELMAAEGEYARMYRTQAAQYLDDFEDLEVPSGERR from the coding sequence ATGGGCGCTGACCGTAAGCCAGGAACCACCTCTACCAAGTCGACCACGTCCACCACCTCGACCACCTCGACCACCGGCGCCGGCGGCATCCGCGGGCGGCTCGTGGACATTCTCCGGCTCGGCCGGCTGGCGACCGCTCTGGCCTGGCGGGCAAGCCCGAAAGCGCTCCTCGGCACGGTGCTGCTGTTGTGCGCCCAGGCCGCGTCGACGCCGGTGCAACTGCTGCTCGCCCGCGAGGTCGTCAACGCCGTCGCGCGGACCACGCCCGCGGCGCACCTCGGAGGGCCCGGGAGTGCCGTGCCGTTGGCGGGCTGGATCGCCGCGATGGCGGCGACGCTGGCGCTCGGCACGCTGCTGGAACCGTTCTCACGTACGTGCCAGAGCCTGGTCGGTGACCGGCTGGTCGGCTTCGTCACCGGCGAACTCGTCCGGGCCGCGAACCGCTGGCAGGGCCTGGCGAGGTTCGAGGATCCGGACTTCGCCGACGACCTGGAACGCGTGAGCAGCCAAGCGGCCCGGTCCGGTCTGGAGGTGATGGCCTACGGCACCCGCGCGGTGACGACGGTCGCCACGCTGGTGGCGTTGTGCGTACCCCTGGTCCGGCTGCACGTCCTCGTTCCGGTCGCGCTGGTCGCGGCGTGCGTACCCCTGCTGGCACGGCAGTTCGACTTCCAGAACACCACCGGCAGCAGGCTGTACGCGCTCACGCCCCAGGCGCGAACGCTCAGGTACAGCAGGGATGTCATGGTGAGCACGGCCGAGGCCGGCGACGTCCGGTTGTTCGGACTGGGCGGGTACTTCCGGCGTCGTTACGACGAGGCGTTCGCCGGCTCGGTCGGCGACCTCGACCGGCTGCGGTGGCGGCTCACCCCGCCGATGTGCCTGAGCGCGGGGCTCGCCGGCACCGCCGTCGGGGCGGTGTTCGGCTACGCCACCTGGCAGGTCGCCACCGGCCGGGGAAGTGTCGGCGACCTCGTTCTCTACGGCGGCACGTCCGCCGCCGTGCTGTCCACGGTCACCTCGCTGGGTTTCTACCTCGGCTTCCTGCCCATGGTGTTCGCGTTCCTGCCCAGCCTGGACCGGGTGCTGAACGCGCCGCCGGACCTGCCGGAGGCACCCGATCCGTTGCCGGCGCCACGGCCGATCCGGACCGGGATCGTCTTCGAGGACGTGCATTTCGGATACCCGGGCCGCGACGAGCCCGTGCTGGCAGGTCTTTCGCTGCACCTGGCGCCGGGGGAGAGTTGCGCACTGGTCGGGCCGAACGGATCCGGCAAGACGACCATCGTCAAGCTGTTGTTGCGCCTGTACGACCCGACCGCCGGGCGGATCCTGCTGGACGGGCGCGACCTGCGCGACTACGACCTGGCCGATCTGCGCCGTGAGCTGGGCGTGCTGTTCCAGGACTTCGTACGCTACGAGTTCACCGCCGCGGACAACATCGGCTTCGGTGACCTGGCGGCACTGGACCAGGGCGGGGACCGCGCACGCCTGCTGGCCGCCGCCGAACGCGCGGGTGCCGCGGACCTGCTGGAGCGGTTGCCGGACGGGCTCGACACCGAGGTGGGTGTGCGGTTCGGCGGCCGTGAGCTGTCCGGCGGGGAGTGGCAGAAGCTCGCCCTGGCACGGGCGTTCGCCCGCGACTGCCAGGTGCTCGTACTGGACGAGCCGACCGCGTCCCTGGACACCCGGACCGAGTACGGCATCTTCGAACGCTTTGCCCAGCTGACGAAAGGGCGGACCGCGGTACTGGTGAGCCACCGGTTCTCCACCGTGCGGATGGCCGACCGGATCGTGGTGCTGGCGGCCGGGCGGGTGATCGAGGACGGAACCCACGCGGAGCTGATGGCGGCGGAAGGGGAGTACGCGCGGATGTACCGTACCCAGGCGGCGCAGTACCTCGACGACTTCGAGGACTTAGAAGTCCCGAGCGGGGAACGGCGGTGA
- a CDS encoding MarR family winged helix-turn-helix transcriptional regulator: MDVTRTQLEELIRAIHDVILIRKDISRLAASKRCHFGALSVLATLATSGDARVSHLAEALMVDVSVASRQLAQLEAHGYVGRRADPADGRAHLVFVTEAGRQELASVRADVVDHFESALHEWQGGDVATLTAQLRRLRADLGLSRLEPSPGADTAVRAEPDHPNHQQHRTGVDALS; encoded by the coding sequence ATGGATGTGACCCGCACCCAGCTCGAGGAACTCATCCGAGCGATTCACGACGTGATACTCATCCGCAAGGACATCTCCCGGCTGGCGGCGAGCAAGCGCTGTCACTTCGGCGCGCTCAGCGTGCTGGCCACGCTGGCGACGTCCGGTGACGCGAGGGTGAGCCACCTCGCCGAGGCGCTGATGGTCGACGTGTCGGTCGCCAGCAGGCAGCTCGCCCAGTTGGAGGCGCACGGATACGTGGGCCGCCGGGCGGATCCCGCCGACGGCAGAGCGCACCTGGTGTTCGTCACCGAGGCGGGACGGCAGGAGCTGGCGTCCGTTCGCGCGGACGTGGTCGACCACTTCGAGTCCGCACTGCACGAGTGGCAGGGCGGGGACGTCGCCACCCTGACCGCGCAGCTGCGCAGGTTGCGAGCCGACCTCGGCCTGAGCCGGCTCGAGCCCTCACCCGGCGCCGACACCGCGGTCCGCGCCGAGCCCGACCACCCGAACCACCAGCAGCACCGCACAGGAGTTGACGCACTCTCATGA
- a CDS encoding MarR family winged helix-turn-helix transcriptional regulator yields the protein MGSDDPVDPIDPGDPVEAVERELAVLLRRARSTSGTIARELHPDLGAAAYGILFNLQQTGGARMTDIAAFFGVGKPTISRQVGLLERLGFVERVEDPDDRRAVTLRLTDEGSARLVEAQEARRARLRASLDSWPREDLGTLGRLLHRFNDQQV from the coding sequence GTGGGGTCCGACGATCCGGTCGATCCAATCGATCCAGGTGATCCGGTCGAGGCGGTCGAACGCGAGCTCGCGGTGTTGTTGCGCCGCGCCCGGTCGACCTCGGGGACCATCGCCCGTGAGCTGCATCCCGACCTCGGCGCCGCGGCGTACGGCATCCTGTTCAACCTCCAGCAGACCGGCGGCGCCCGCATGACCGACATCGCCGCGTTCTTCGGGGTGGGCAAGCCCACCATCAGCCGCCAGGTCGGGTTGCTGGAACGCCTCGGTTTCGTGGAACGCGTCGAGGATCCCGACGACCGTCGCGCGGTGACGTTACGGCTCACCGACGAGGGCTCGGCGCGGCTGGTCGAGGCCCAGGAGGCCCGCAGGGCCCGGTTGCGCGCATCCCTGGACTCCTGGCCGCGCGAGGACCTGGGGACACTCGGCCGGCTGCTGCACCGGTTCAACGACCAACAGGTCTGA
- a CDS encoding GH116 family glycosyl-hydrolase gives MTAADDWPVLRSYDAAHLDRIALPLGGIGTGTISLGGRGDLRAFELGNRPAKGFRPDVMFVAVRAATGDGSARTLVAEGPLPVEEYEGAFGSPAPNHGLPRFAECGFDAAYPFGQVRLRDDAFPLEVTVQGFNPLVFGDTATSSLPVAVLRYRIHNRGDEPVRTTIAMSMSNLVGANGTSDETGHNQNSWRSSGSLHGLTMSAPGLPADAEAAGELTMAMAAPAGAHVSHRTRWADLSWGGSLLDFWDDLTDDGVLEERESRTERPVASLAAMVDVPAGETTDVTYLLTWNFPNRRAWSGSGTHLGEYGDAVIGNAYSLAHPDSWATALMVAERLSELERVTIDAVHAVVGTDAPVALREAALFNLSTLRSPTVFQSAAGDYYGWEGVGDRVGSCHGTCTHVWGYEFATSLLFAPVARSFRTTQYARCTDESGLMSFRAGLPVEASRVWGLAAADGQTACLVHLYLDWKLSGDHDLLRTLWPAARRSLEFCWIPGGWDADQDGVMEGVQHNTMDVEYYGPNPQMGSWYLAALRAAEELARAVGEPDFADRCHALFTSGSAWLDEHLFNGDYYRHEVRPVADPDQIAEGLRHRSMGSANTVNPDLQLADGCLVDQLVGQYAATLTGLGALLDDDHVRSALLAVHRRNFRRGFAHHFNPMRSFVLGDEAAVLMCTYDDDRRPARPFPYFGEVMTGFEYTAATGLLQVGETERALEIVDAIRARYDGRRRNPFDEAECGHHYARAMAGWSAFATWNAIGYSGVNQVLTVGERRASGPAFWSTGSAFGTWEPSTGDGPGLLRVVGGELPLKALEVAGRTYQPHKGVLRAGEVWNVGC, from the coding sequence ATGACTGCTGCCGACGACTGGCCGGTGCTCCGCTCCTACGACGCCGCTCACCTGGACCGGATCGCGCTGCCGCTCGGTGGCATCGGCACCGGAACGATCAGCCTCGGCGGCCGGGGAGACCTGCGCGCCTTCGAGCTCGGCAACCGTCCCGCCAAGGGGTTCCGGCCGGACGTGATGTTCGTCGCCGTCCGAGCTGCCACCGGAGACGGTTCCGCGCGAACGCTGGTGGCCGAGGGGCCGCTGCCGGTCGAGGAGTACGAGGGCGCGTTCGGCTCGCCGGCGCCCAACCACGGTCTGCCTCGCTTCGCCGAGTGCGGGTTCGACGCGGCCTATCCGTTCGGCCAGGTGCGGCTGCGCGACGACGCGTTCCCGCTCGAGGTCACGGTGCAGGGCTTCAACCCGCTGGTGTTCGGCGACACCGCGACCAGCAGCCTTCCGGTCGCGGTGCTGCGCTACCGGATCCACAACCGCGGTGACGAGCCGGTGCGCACCACGATCGCCATGTCGATGAGCAATCTCGTCGGAGCCAACGGCACCTCGGACGAGACCGGGCACAACCAGAACTCCTGGCGTTCGTCCGGATCGCTTCACGGTCTCACGATGTCCGCGCCGGGTCTGCCTGCCGACGCCGAGGCGGCAGGTGAGCTGACCATGGCGATGGCCGCACCCGCCGGCGCGCACGTCAGCCACCGCACGCGGTGGGCGGACCTGTCCTGGGGTGGCTCGCTGCTGGACTTCTGGGACGACCTCACCGACGACGGCGTGCTGGAGGAACGGGAGTCGCGGACCGAGCGTCCGGTGGCCTCGCTGGCCGCGATGGTGGACGTCCCCGCGGGGGAGACGACCGACGTCACGTACCTGCTCACCTGGAACTTCCCGAACCGTCGCGCCTGGAGCGGTTCCGGAACACACCTGGGCGAGTACGGCGACGCCGTGATCGGCAATGCCTACTCCCTCGCCCACCCGGACTCCTGGGCGACCGCCCTCATGGTGGCCGAGCGGCTGTCCGAACTCGAGCGCGTGACCATCGACGCGGTGCACGCGGTGGTCGGCACCGACGCGCCGGTCGCGCTGCGGGAGGCGGCGCTGTTCAACCTCAGCACGTTGCGCAGCCCGACCGTGTTCCAGTCCGCCGCCGGCGACTACTACGGCTGGGAGGGAGTCGGTGACCGGGTAGGCAGCTGCCACGGCACGTGCACGCACGTGTGGGGGTACGAGTTCGCCACGTCGTTGCTGTTCGCGCCGGTCGCGCGGTCGTTCCGGACCACGCAGTACGCCCGTTGCACCGACGAGTCGGGCCTGATGAGCTTCCGCGCCGGCCTTCCGGTGGAGGCCTCGCGGGTCTGGGGGCTCGCTGCGGCGGACGGTCAGACGGCGTGCCTGGTGCACCTCTACCTGGACTGGAAGCTCAGCGGGGATCACGACCTGCTGCGTACGCTGTGGCCGGCGGCACGGCGCAGCCTGGAGTTCTGCTGGATACCCGGCGGTTGGGATGCCGACCAGGACGGCGTGATGGAAGGCGTCCAGCACAACACGATGGACGTGGAGTACTACGGGCCCAATCCGCAGATGGGGTCGTGGTACCTCGCGGCGCTGCGGGCGGCGGAGGAGCTGGCCCGGGCCGTCGGGGAGCCGGACTTCGCCGACCGCTGCCACGCGTTGTTCACGAGCGGGTCGGCCTGGCTGGACGAGCACCTCTTCAACGGCGACTACTACCGGCACGAGGTGCGCCCGGTCGCCGACCCGGACCAGATCGCCGAGGGCCTGCGGCACCGCAGCATGGGGTCCGCGAACACTGTCAACCCGGACTTGCAGCTGGCCGACGGGTGCCTGGTCGACCAGCTGGTGGGCCAGTACGCCGCGACGCTGACCGGCCTCGGCGCGCTCCTCGACGACGACCACGTCCGGTCCGCGCTGCTCGCCGTGCACAGGCGCAACTTCCGCCGCGGGTTCGCGCACCACTTCAACCCGATGCGCAGCTTCGTCCTCGGGGACGAGGCGGCCGTGCTGATGTGCACCTACGACGACGACCGGCGTCCGGCGCGGCCCTTCCCGTACTTCGGCGAGGTGATGACGGGCTTCGAGTACACCGCGGCCACCGGGCTCCTGCAGGTCGGTGAAACCGAGCGGGCCCTGGAGATCGTGGACGCGATCCGGGCGCGGTATGACGGACGCAGGCGCAACCCGTTCGACGAGGCCGAGTGCGGGCACCACTACGCGCGGGCGATGGCCGGGTGGTCGGCGTTCGCGACCTGGAACGCCATCGGTTACTCCGGTGTCAACCAGGTCCTGACAGTGGGCGAGCGACGCGCGTCCGGACCTGCGTTCTGGTCGACAGGTTCGGCGTTCGGCACCTGGGAGCCGAGCACCGGCGACGGACCGGGCCTGCTCCGGGTGGTGGGAGGCGAACTGCCGCTGAAGGCGCTGGAGGTCGCCGGTCGTACGTACCAACCCCACAAGGGGGTTCTTCGCGCCGGCGAGGTCTGGAACGTCGGCTGCTGA